A stretch of Arachis hypogaea cultivar Tifrunner chromosome 15, arahy.Tifrunner.gnm2.J5K5, whole genome shotgun sequence DNA encodes these proteins:
- the LOC140179175 gene encoding uncharacterized protein → MSIDKSWIGKPRNTHEYKDGLNKFLDFAFEHRSLGGRQIKCPCPVCGFGKWQTREKVFEHLIVKPFPENYKVWYWHGEEAVGVGSQAHQTSHIVQDDLTSQHPMVTMLNDAFGVTGPDLNEDGYGDEDNIEDGDEDEDNIEDGDGDNAENVEFYKLLEDGSDQLYEGCTKYSKLSFLISLYHIKCLYRISDKAMTEILKLIKDAFGNAKISNTFYEAKKTINKLGLNYTKIPACPNDCMLYWGEDEDLQECKRCKTSKWSDAKKKKPAKILRYFPLKPRLQRLFMCSKTAQSMRWHASAEKKDSKMRHPRDSEAWKTFDLLHDRFAEDPRNVRLGLAADGFNPFGAMRTNYSVWPVVLIPYNRPPWECMKPTSLILSMIIPGEKMPGNNIDVYLQPLIKELKELWHDGVQTLDRFKNEMFTLRAALMWTISDFPGLGNLSGWNVHSKYACPTCNFNTDSYRLKHGGKWCFLGHRRFLERGHKFRLSRAKFNGKIELRDPPAVLTGSEILEQLEGINVSFGKELQASKGKRTRRKVVEEDDESGMWRKKSIFFDLPYWESNLLHHNLDVMHIEKNVCDNVLYTLLNETGRSKDNLKARKDLKEMGIRKDLWPDENGRYHPSLFTMSNSMKDVFLRTIKNIRVHLVQVPPETSRQQLQVPHETSRQHLQVHPETNEYGASTRLHLLVKDVHNLPEGLRIVVTFDKHHAAIGEAAGLLAGVCGQLATDCVAFPISFEKWLDFASK, encoded by the exons ATGTCAATCGATAAGTCATGGATTGGAAAACCACGAAACACGCATGAGTATAAAGATGGTCTAAACAAGTTTTTGGATTTCGCTTTTGAGCATCGATCTCTCGGGGGTCGTCAGATTAAATGCCCTTGTCCGGTGTGTGGTTTTGGCAAGTGGCAAACAAGAGAGAAAGTTTTTGAACATTTAATAGTCAAGCCATTTCCAGAAAACTACAAAGTTTGGTATTGGCATGGTGAAGAAGCAGTTGGAGTTGGGTCACAAGCTCATCAAACTAGTCATATTGTACAAGATGATTTGACATCTCAACATCCAATGGTAACAATGCTCAATGACGCGTTTGGAGTTACTGGACCTGACTTGAATGaagatggatatggagatgaagACAAcatagaagatggagatgaagatGAAGACAACATAGAAGATGGAGATGGAGACAATGCAGAAAATGTAGAATTTTACAAGTTGTTGGAAGATGGTAGTGACCAATTGTACGAAGGGTGCACAAAGTATTCAAAACTGTCTTTCTTGATTAGTCTGTATCACATAAAGTGCTTATATAGAATAAGCGACAAAGCCATGACCGAAATTCTCAAGTTAATAAAAGATGCTTTTGGAAATGCGAAGATTTCAAATACATTCTATGAGGCCAAGAAAACCATAAACAAACTAGGGCTTAATTATACCAAGATACCTGCTTGCCCTAATGATTGCATGTTATATTGGGGGGAGGATGAAGATTTGCAAGAATGCAAAAGATGCAAGACATCTAAATGGAGCGATGCTAAAAAGAAGAAACCGGCAAAGATCTTGCGATACTTTCCACTAAAACCGAGACTTCAACGATTATTCATGTGTTCTAAGACTGCTCAATCAATGCGATGGCATGCTTCGGCAGAAAAGAAAGATTCGAAGATGAGGCATCCGCGGGATTCTGAAGCTTGGAAGACATTTGATTTACTTCATGATAGGTTTGCTGAAGATCCTCGAAATGTACGTCTTGGTCTTGCAGCTGATGGATTCAACCCCTTTGGAGCTATGCGTACAAACTATAGCGTTTGGCCAGTGGTGCTTATTCCATACAATCGACCTCCATGGGAGTGCATGAAGCCAACATCACTAATCTTGTCAATGATTATTCCCGGAGAGAAAATGCCGGGGAACAACATAGACGTATACTTACAACCTCTTATCAAAGAGTTAAAAGAGTTGTGGCATGATGGTGTTCAAACATTAGATAGGTTCAAGAATGAAATGTTTACATTGCGAGCAGCATTAATGTGGACAATTAGTGATTTTCCAGGCCTTGGTAACTTATCTGGGTGGAACGTACACAGTAAATATGCTTGTCCCACATGTAACTTCAACACTgattcatatagattaaagcatggTGGAAAATGGTGTTTTTTGGGGCATCGCCGTTTCTTAGAAAGGGGTCATAAGTTTAGGCTAAGTCGTGCAAAATTTAACGGAAAAATTGAGTTGAGGGATCCCCCAGCAGTACTAACAGGGTCAGAAATATTGGAACAACTTGAAGGCATTAATGTTTCATTTGGGAAGGAACTACAGGCAAGTAAAGGTAAGAGGACTCGGCGAAAAGTtgttgaagaagatgatgaatcggGGATGTGGAGGAAGAAAAGCATATTTTTTGATCTTCCTTATTGGGAGTCTAACTTATTGCACCACAATCTAGATGTCATGCATATTGAAAAGAATGTTTGCGACAATGTGTTATACACTTTGCTCAATGAGACTGGAAGGTCAAAGGATAATCTCAAAGCTCGTAAGGATCTCAAAGAAATGGGTATAAGGAAAGATTTATGGCCAGATGAAAATGGGAGATATCATCCATCTTTGTTCACAATGTCAAATTCCATGAAAGATGTATTCTTGCGTACTATAAAGAATATTAGAGTACATTTAGTGCAAGTTCCTCCCGAGACAAGTCGACAGCAGCTGCAAGTTCCTCACGAGACAAGTCGGCAGCACCTGCAAGTTCATCCCGAGACAA ATGAATACGGAGCTAGTACACGCCTTCATTTATTAGTGAAGGATGTGCATAATTTGCCAGAAGGTTTGCGCATAGTTGTCACTTTTGATAAACATCATGCAGCAATAGGAGAAGCAGCTGGACTCCTTGCAGGAGTTTGTGGGCAATTGGCCACTGATTGTGTAGCATTTCCAATCAGTTTTGAAAAGTG GCTCGATTTTGCTTCAAAGTGA
- the LOC140179485 gene encoding protein GAMETE EXPRESSED 2-like, with protein sequence MSENEILVQLMDSFANPVLAQQSRLKLETTSANKSLFQTLDIKDNKDGSYNCSYMAKDVGTYEICASFDGKDILPCPFSINVYSSEYFPKANNDIVSVWEDQSIAIDALANDYFAGDNATIVQF encoded by the exons ATGTCAGAAAATGAAATACTAGTGCAGCTTATGGATTCATTTGCAAACCCTGTTCTTGCACAACAATCAAGGTTGAAGTTGGAGACTACTTCAGCTaacaaatccctttttcaaacttTGGACATTAAGGATAACAAGGATGGTTCATACAATTGTAGCTATATGGCTAAAGATGTTGGAACTTATGAGATTTGTGCTTCCTTTGATGGCAAGGATATTCTGCCATGTCCCTTCAGTATCAATGTGTATAGCA GTGAGTATTTTCCCAAAGCCAACAATGATATAGTATCTGTTTGGGAGGATCAATCAATTGCCATTGATGCTTTAGCAAATGATTACTTTGCTGGTGATAATGCAACTATAGTTCAATTCTGA